Part of the Anopheles gambiae chromosome 3, idAnoGambNW_F1_1, whole genome shotgun sequence genome is shown below.
CTCGGGTCTGGTCTTCGGCCAATTTCTCGTAGTCGATGGATGTTGATGACTGGATGGGTTCGATTCGGGACAGCAAGTCGGCAGTGACGTTTTCCTGGCCTTCAACATGTCGGATGTCGGTGGTGAACTGGCCAATAAAGTCAAGGTGCCGTGCTTGTCTAGGAGAGGCCTTATCCAGCGACTGGCGGAAAGCATAAACGAGAGGTTTATGATCCGTGTAAATATGGAAAGAACGTCCTTCCAACTGATGGCGAAAATACCGGACGGCCAAGTAAACAGCTGCTAGTTCGCGATCGTACGTGGAATAACGGCGCTGTGCGTTGTCGAACTTTCGGGAGAAGAAACCGAGCGGCTGCATCTGCCCGTCGATGACCTGATGTAAGGCGGCGCCGGCAGCGAAATCGGAAGCATCACACCACAGTGATAGTTCGGCGGATGGTACAGGGTGTACCAGCATGGTAGCCTGTGCAAGTTGCCGTTTGCAGTCCTCAAAGGCCGTGTCGGTAGCTGGGGTCCACGTCAGCGATGACTTATCTCGCCGTTTGTTGCCGGGAATCATCTCCAGGAGCGGTCCTTGTGCTCGCAGTGCGTGGGGGATGAAGCGCCTGTAGAAGTTGATCATCGCCAAAAATCGCTTAAGCTCCATGACAGTGTTTGGCTTCGGGAACTGACGTATGGTGACGACTTTCTCTTCCAGTGGTAGGATGCCTGCAGACGTAACACGGTGTCCCAGGAAGGAGATCTCAGGCTGGGCAAACTCGCACTTCGCAAGGTTGATGGTCAAACCGTGCTGCGTGAGGCGAGCAAATAGCAGTCGCAGGTGTTCGCGATGTTCTTCTGGTGTCTTCGAGGCCACTATAATGTCGTCGATATAGGGAAACACAAAGTTCAAGCCGCGTAGCACATCGTGGATTAGCCGTTGGAACGTCTGCGCCGCATTGCGTAATCCGAAGGGCATCGTCACGTACTCAAATAGGCCGAAAGGAGTGATGATCGCTGTCTTCGGAATGTCCTCTGgatggatggagatctggtggTAGGCTTTCTGTAGATCCACCTTTGAGAAAACGGTTTTTCCTCCCAGTTGCATCGTGAAGTCTTGTAGATAAGGCAATGTATACCGGTCAGGGGTGGTACGCGCGTTGAGGGACCGATAATCACCGCACGGACGCCAGGAACCATCAGCCTTTTTAACCATATGCAGCGGGCTGGCCCAACTGCTACTGGACGGTCTGCAAATTCCTAGCTGCACGAGGGAGTCGAATTCTGCTTTGGCTGCTTGGTACTTGTCGGGTGGAAGACGACGCGAACGGGCGAAAGTTGGAGGACCCGTTGTTTCGATACGATGTACCACCTCGGATTGCATCCGCACACCCGGTGAGTTTGTGATGAGTGTAGGAAACTCGTTCAGCAGGTCGGCCATCGGTGAATTTGCGTCGCACACCTTGACGGCGGTTTGTCGAGTGGTATCCGGAAGTCCTGGCACACGTAGGTTGGTTTGGGCATCCACCAAACAGCGCTGTCGAAGGTCTACTAGAAGATGGTAATGGCGAAGAAAGTCCGCTCCAATGATAGCAGAGCTTACGTCCGCGATAATAAAATTCCACACAAAGGGGCGGCGTAAACTAAAATCAAGTGTACGGAGGGACTCACCAAATACCATGATCGGAGTACCGTTGGCTGCAAACAGTCGCATGGTGGACGGCGTCGGGGGGGTGTAGTTGGCTGGCTTCGGTAACACGGAGACATCGGCACCAGTATCGATCAGGTAACGCTGGTTGGTTCGTCGGTCGATCACCATCAACCGACTGCTCACAGGTGAGATGGTAGCCACCTGCGATCCGATATCTCCAGCGTGTCCTCATGCTGAAGATGACGGCTGGCCGACGCGCTGGCTGACAGGGGCTGGAAACGAACAGGGCTGGCGGCAGGTCCGGGCGGCTGTTCCGTAACGTCGATGGTAGTAGCACTCTCCTTCAGATGGTTCTGTACCGACACGAGATGACACTGGTGGACGTGGGCGCGGTCGACTTTGGCGTTGTTCACGGTTACGACACTCTGTGATGAAGTCGTTAAGTTGCTGTGTGAGTTCGTCCACCTGGCGCGAAATGCGTTGCTCGAAATCGTTGGGTGTGGTGCGCACCCCGGCTACGGCATGGTGCACACTGGCGTTGTTGGATGCGGACAGGCACTCCACCATAGTATCGGCGACGGCAGCTTTCTCAGTTACACTTCCGGGTGCAGCAACGACGGCCGATTGCACATGTGGCGGAAGCTTGTTGATCCAAAGGTCGGTGAGGAGCGTACTGGCCAACGTGTCGCTGGAGGCTCGGTGCATTTCAGCTAGCAGCTGGGATGGCTTGCGGTCCCCTAAGTCCATGCCGTATAGAAGACGATGGAGGCGGCTACGCTGGGATTCCCCGAAATGCTGGAGGATGTTCCGCTTGATGTAATTGTACCGTTCCGTCGCAGGTACATTCTCGATTATCGGCTGGATCTCATTATACACTCGAAGGGGAATTTGGGCCATCAATACGTGGTAGCGCTTATGGTCCATTTTGGCGGTGATTCCGGTCGCGGCGAACCAATGCTCCATTGCACAAAAGTACGCAGGCAAATTGTGCAGGTCCATTTCGGGTACACTCAGTCGAACGGCCTGTGCTGCTTCCACTCGAGGATCACTTGCCGTTTCTGCTGCTGGCATGGCATTTGTTGCTTGGGACGTGCCAGTTTTCTCCGTGTTCACCGGAGGTGCATCGTGCGTTGCCGCTTGGGGAGCGGGTTGACGTTCTGGACTATGTTGCATCATCTTTTATTCGCTTGCGAGCACGTGGTTTCACGAGAAGCGAGAACAAAAGAAGTGACGTGGTAGTCGGGAGTTGGGCTTACTTCAGCGAGACAAAAATGGCGGCTATCAATGGCGTCGAACGTGCAAAATGGCGGCAGTCAACGGCTTTACAAGGAGCGCTTTCTTTTGTCCGGGCTGGAACGATGGAATCGTTGCTCTTCCTTCTCTTTGGGGACGGCGATGTAACCCGCGGCTCGATCCTCTGTAGCGATGCGGGTTCACGATGCAAGGGAAACACGTCGGTGCGTATGGAGAACAATGCACTCGGGACGGGACACTCGCGACACTTACGCACACACGGGCGTGAAGGACACACGCGACGATTACGCACACACGGGCGTGAAGGACACACGCGACGATTACGCACACACGGGCGTGAAGGACACACGCGGGCGTGTAGGGCACTCGCGACGATTATGCACACGCGGGCGTGTAGGGCACTCGCGACGATTATGCACACGCGGGCGTGTAGGGCACTCGCGACACTTATGTACACGCAGGCGTGAAGGGCACTCGCGGAAACCGATCGAACACGGTTTTTGTCCTTGCGAAAAAAAGAGGCACGACACTCGGCGACGCTTGATACACACACTACACGTACCGATTTTACTCGCGGCGTTGACGGACCTGGGCGAACGGGAACCGCGTACCGTGGAAAGGCGAAAGCGGGCCGATGATGAATCTGTCGATCGGGGAATCTCGggaatcacgtcggggtcaccagttttGGCTACCTCGTGGGTAgaccacttttttatttggattcccaagatgtcacaaaacacaattttttacaatgttttttatCACGGGTTACGCAGTTACGGGAGCACGTCCACTAGCGGGTGATaacgaaaagagaagagagcGCGTGGTGGGAACGACGGCTTTTATAATCTTTTAACGGGAAATAGTTTAGTCTGGCTAAGTTGGTAACTATAGCTCGAATTAGGGTGCTCGAATAAGGTTGCTCGAATTAGGGTGCTTGAATTAGGGTGTTCGAATTAGAGTGCCCGATATTTTGAATTGACGGTTGACGTCAGCTCCGGACTGTGGTGAGGCTATAACGTGGTCGCCACACTTCCTACAAGACATGCATTCATACAAGCcatgaaaagaaagaaatgtttcaaatttgattttaaacaaaacggtTCTCTTCTTTCGTTACAGAGATCCTTTCGATCGGTGTGGAATAAGCCCGCTTCGAGCAGTTCGTTCGAAAACTGCTCGACAACGGCATACGCCCccccccgctgcgcaaagcgacgcccgctgcgcaaattcgagcagttttctgtgtagttttttgcgtcgttttgtgtcaaaaaatacgcaaaaaaatacgctagacttcagccaaaactacgatagccagcgtatttattgcagtttttaggtgcggaacgagcgccatctgttgaaggaatggatgaactatttcagacggtggagcaaaaaaacggccgaaaaattcaaaaatattgaatttcctcctttccgcccattccttcctcctcctcttcctcttactcccttcccctccctgccttgccttatacttgcgcttcagcccgtgcctttcgccgtcagctgattgtgtgtatgcgttggtgtatatgtacattgcggttgtgtattgtaattggtgggtgttagcatttatttattcgtgtgtgaccttgacgatgcgggagaagctggttccattttgggatttaaagtgttatcggtgtattgatggtttatttatgGTTTatacgcaagtggaaacaaaacttgaattgaattcatacaaaagagaattctggtttggtttattacggtgcgcgtatgatactgcacctgtccgtccggcagcaacaaagtcaagacaaactcttacccgggtgaggactgctatgctaagttctttttattattacagggtttcgaatcatataagggaatagttcaaccacttaggggaatgttgcaaatcggtaggggaatgttgcaagcaagctgtggatgtttgcaatcacttaggggagttttgcaatcgattaggggaatgttgcaagcgtactgtggagctgtcatcagactgtgggtgccgctgtaaataccttaaaatattttcgtcaATTTAACTAacttatcatgtttaattatggcTCCGCAGCAGGATTTCTTTACCCAATTGACATTGGTACTAAAATTTTGTTCTAAATTTGCTCGATTGGTGCTCGAACCGTCCAAAagtatggatgtgtgtgtgatcacgCGTGTAGGAAGTGGCAAGTatgattgtgtgcgtgtgatctTCTTGTAGCGAACGACGATGGCATCATTTCCAGCTGTCATTTATTTGGCTTTGGTGTTTGacgaaagaacaaaataaattttgtgctctattgttttgtgaaaatttgttggattttttcagtaaaatgGCTACACAACCAATGAAGTGGAGCAGAAAAGTTATTTCTCGACGGAACAAAAAGCTTGCAGCTATGTCGACGGAGTATGATCGGCAGAATATGttgggtgatgatgatgcgggaACAAGCGGAGTGGTGCACCGTAATATCGGTGAGTTTAACtacattaattattaatatattacgtATTCGTTTGGGTATGTTGTTTGTTAGGagcagtgagtgagtgagtgagtgaaatTTCCAAGTGCTTCTTTGTTCTAGTTATCTAAAATGACAAATAATATTTCCGATTCCTAATGTTATTATAATGGTAGCAAAATGACGACCGAAGTGTACCGGCCGGTACCGAATGTACCAATGTATTTTGTTGCAGAAATATTCTACAGATAATGTTCCATCTGTATTATTTTAAAGAATAAATGTGTATTTACCATTCGTGTGTGCGacaatttcattattattttgtaaacaaaaagtgtCGTAGATTGTTGATTACACGATTGACACGATGCCTTGGATTTTATCGTATCAATTTGTGTGATGTGTTCTtaaataacaacgataaagtgtttatattttctttgctGTAGTATGGTCCAGGACTATGAAAATACTATGATAACATTTGGTCAATCGAACTCATTCGGATTGTTctattcgaaaaaaaacgaaacatttcaccagcagcaacaacgatgaacacaatgaaaataatttgccatttatactttattttatcttGCAGGTTTAACATCCCAGTACGATGATCCAGAATACGATGCAGAAGTGCTTATGGGAACATCGTCTCACAACAGCGATACCGATTACATCAGTGATCGTTCTTCTGAAAGCGAAACCGACGCCGTGGCTGAAGGGTCCACAACTGCTCACAACTGCAACAACCATAGCGATATTGGTGAATGTTTGCGAACTTGGGCAGTTGTACGTAATCAGCCACGCTCGTCGGTAAATGAAATTTTAGCTATTTTGGGAATATGGACAGATTTACTTCTTCCCAAGGATTCTCGCACGCTATTGAAAACGCCAAAAACCATCGGGGAAGAGATACAATCGATAGCGGGCGGCGAATTTTGGTACAAAGGGATAGAAAATAATCTCGTCAATTATTTTAAGtaagttttgaaaataatttagcCTAAACAGTGTCTGGtaaatgtgtgtattttaattgtatttggattttttcattctcattcatTTAGGTCAACTGTTCCATCAATCGACGAATTGTCGATACAGGTATCCACCGACGGACTCCCTCTTCATAGAGGTGGACCTACACAGCTCTGGCCCATCCTTATGAAGATTGTAGAACTGCCCTCAGCCCCAATTATGATGATCGCAGTGTTTTGTGGACCAGCAAAACCAACCAGTCTGGAAGTATTTTTAAGACAGTTTGTAGAGGAGGCAAATGACATTCATCGAAGGGGATTGCGGATCGgagataaaatgataaaattctcgATCCAAGCTATTATTGCATATTCTCCTGCGCGGGCTTTCCTTAAAGGTAGGTAAACATACAACTATTGCTTATATGTACACAATTATCTGGAGCTTGTGTAACGCTaattatgtttgtgttttgcagcAACAACCTACTTCAATGGATATCACGGTTGTATGAGGTGTACCTGTGTTGGGGAATACTATAAACctggaaaaaaaattattttcgaCTCCGTTGGCGCTCCTCTACGAACGCACCATGGATTTAAATCTAGGGATTGTCCGGGTCATCACCAGGAATGGCGTTCACCCCTGGAAGACCTTGATAATTTTGATATGGTGGATAAATTACCGACTAGTTGTGGGTTGCACTTATGCGATGAGGGTGCGACTCGCCGACACTTGTGCGGTCTTATAGGTGGTAAGTATGAAAATATTCCTACCTGGTCCAAGGGTCAAAAGCAAGCGATATCTGAATTTCTTATCAGCGTACAACTTCCCTCTGAGATTCATCGCAAACTCAGAGGGCTGAATGTAATTCGATATTGGAAGGGTACGGAATTCAGATCTTACTTGCTATATGTAAGTCCCGTGTTAATGGAAGATGTTTTGCCTGAAAAAGCCTATTGCCATTTTCTGCTGTATTTCTGCGGAGTAACAATATTTTCCTCCTCATTCCATCGACGTCATTGGGAACGTGCCGCTGAATTCCTTAACAGTTTTGTCAAGGATTACGGAAAGATTTATGGCCGTGGCGAGCTGACAAGCAATGTCCATAATATTCAGCATATAGCACGAGACTGTTTTAATTACGGACCGTTGCATAAGCATTCTACTTATGACTACGAGaattatttgcaaattttAAAACGCTCGTCCCGTTCAGGCTTTAGATGTAGCGTCCAAGTTGCAGCACGTTATGAAGAACGTTCCGCAACCGAAGTAGCTGCTGCAAGCAAAAAACGCAAATTTCCCCATTTAACTAGAAATGGTAAAGGTATCTTTTTAGAGTCAAACTTTCTTTTAAGCCCTTTGCCAAGAGACCAATGGCTTCTAACAAAGGGTAATGgtattattcaatttttagGAGTTGAAAAGAGTAATGGATGTTTTATAGTATctggaaaacaatttgaatGCAGCTCCAGcttattttcatttgctttgcgTGCGGATGATCCAGAATCGGTATTTTCATCTTTAGACATTCTTATTCATAAAGTTGATGCAAATGTTCAGACGTGTGACGTAAACATTTCTCTGTTAGATATTAGATGTAAACTTGTAGCTGTCTATCCTCCATCAAAACCTGGCacagttgttttttcccctcttttgCATACCCTCCAGTTGGATTAAAATTCATTAACACGTATTCACTAACATTATACTTTAAGAATCATTCTGTAGCTAACCACTTATTTGCTCGTAGTTGTAGTTTGTTTGTAGTTTTGTTGGTATTTTTAGTtatgatgataaaaaatagaatGTGTATGCAAAAGCGTTTGAAACCATTTGTGTTCATAAAACGTGTTATTTTTAGTGCAATGCTGTTTAAGTATTGCCTAGGAAATTCTTCATGAActattttcaaacgctttTGCATGGGAAAGCGGTGGGTCTTATCATCGTAATTATTTAATATCATATTATTCCTGATGCATGGTAGATGTTGTTTGTAGCAATTAAAATTCTTACTTGTAAAAAAACTACATGGTAATGCttgtttcattaatttaattaatttactgCATGTCTcatgttttgaaattttattgttGCGATTTTTCTCTTCAATAAACTTCACATAGTTTATACGTCTGTATTGGGTGGAATGTTATCTTAGACTTATTTATGATTTCAAAACCATTTTGTAGTTCCGTTGCTTGATATGAttaaaacgttttatttttgagtgaatcaaaccaacaagaaataaaaatagtcctaattttcacatttaatttattacataAGCTTGTTTATAGATAAATTTGATTATGTTATATCTGATTTGAtcagtttgttaaaaaaattatcttaaatATTTCGTCAAAGTAGAGTCTACATATTGCTAGTGAGTGTAAAAGATAAGGAAGGCTttagatttaaataaataataataataacttaTTTATTAATTCTATTATTGCGTGTATGATAAATTTTACTAGAGCTCTTGATTTTTCCTTTGCAGTTTTGCAAGCTGCTTTGAGCGTTatctaacttttttttaagaaaacgTTCTACGTCGTCAATATTAACAGCAAAAATATCGTCCTCTCCTATTctcttaaataatttaattacattaacATTTTGATTCATTGGAATCTTTGGTCCATTTTTGCCCCCGCCACGCCAGCTGCACTGCACAACTAATTCTTtagcaaataataatataaaactatTGTGCATTCGACCTTTGGCatcatttgttttggtttgaattctttgtgttaactggtaacaaatattttgaaaatatgtgTCTTCAGCCAACTGATCATTAAAAGATTTCAGTTCTGCAGCGGTTGTAAGGCGAGGTATTTGAATTGGTATATTTTCCTGATCCATTGCTTCGGTGAATTTTCTTCGATGGTCTGTGCGATACTCCATTTCGGCCCAAACACCTGCTATAGACGTGTTAATGTTGGACAATTTTTTAAGGGTTGTTCTCTTAAACTCTGCATCACTTATCTCCATTGCTGAAGATCCATGCCGTGCCGAAATTTCAATTTCGCCGAATGGTGTTTGTTGCAGAGCTTCAGAAGCAACAGATGGTATTGGAGGGCTATACGTATATCTTGGTTTCCCGGTTGATGACTGGGCCAGGTGTTGTTGTACTGCTGAGATAATCA
Proteins encoded:
- the LOC133393428 gene encoding uncharacterized protein LOC133393428 isoform X2, with product MATQPMKWSRKVISRRNKKLAAMSTEYDRQNMLGDDDAGTSGVVHRNIGLTSQYDDPEYDAEVLMGTSSHNSDTDYISDRSSESETDAVAEGSTTAHNCNNHSDIGECLRTWAVVRNQPRSSVNEILAILGIWTDLLLPKDSRTLLKTPKTIGEEIQSIAGGEFWYKGIENNLVNYFKSTVPSIDELSIQVSTDGLPLHRGGPTQLWPILMKIVELPSAPIMMIAVFCGPAKPTSLEVFLRQFVEEANDIHRRGLRIGDKMIKFSIQAIIAYSPARAFLKATTYFNGYHGCMRCTCVGEYYKPGKKIIFDSVGAPLRTHHGFKSRDCPGHHQEWRSPLEDLDNFDMVDKLPTSCGLHLCDEGATRRHLCGLIGGSNKDDAEMMLDEDVGGRTSFTGVFTEVLMMMPRGCEMMMLMLTTVPVLLGHLR
- the LOC133393428 gene encoding uncharacterized protein LOC133393428 isoform X1; the encoded protein is MATQPMKWSRKVISRRNKKLAAMSTEYDRQNMLGDDDAGTSGVVHRNIGLTSQYDDPEYDAEVLMGTSSHNSDTDYISDRSSESETDAVAEGSTTAHNCNNHSDIGECLRTWAVVRNQPRSSVNEILAILGIWTDLLLPKDSRTLLKTPKTIGEEIQSIAGGEFWYKGIENNLVNYFKSTVPSIDELSIQVSTDGLPLHRGGPTQLWPILMKIVELPSAPIMMIAVFCGPAKPTSLEVFLRQFVEEANDIHRRGLRIGDKMIKFSIQAIIAYSPARAFLKATTYFNGYHGCMRCTCVGEYYKPGKKIIFDSVGAPLRTHHGFKSRDCPGHHQEWRSPLEDLDNFDMVDKLPTSCGLHLCDEGATRRHLCGLIGGSAARLATWILDEVEFCGPDDLVFFDVPGSNKDDAEMMLDEDVGGRTSFTGVFTEVLMMMPRGCEMMMLMLTTVPVLLGHLR